In Thermodesulforhabdus norvegica, a single window of DNA contains:
- the tsaE gene encoding tRNA (adenosine(37)-N6)-threonylcarbamoyltransferase complex ATPase subunit type 1 TsaE, with translation MERLIRLTCSSEETVDLGRSIGKMLRPGDVLALWGSLGAGKTTFTRGVARGIGIPEDIPITSPTFTLINEYEGPLKLYHIDLYRVASEDDLETLPLREILYGAGVSVIEWPEKIGGYLPHCRWDVRFEIVDDERRRITVERVEDSR, from the coding sequence ATGGAACGACTTATCCGTTTGACCTGCTCCTCTGAAGAAACCGTCGATTTAGGTCGAAGCATAGGGAAAATGCTCCGCCCCGGTGATGTCCTGGCTCTGTGGGGAAGCCTGGGAGCGGGAAAGACAACCTTTACGAGAGGGGTTGCCAGAGGAATTGGCATCCCCGAGGACATTCCCATAACGAGCCCTACCTTTACTTTGATCAACGAATATGAAGGGCCTCTTAAGCTGTACCATATAGATCTGTACCGGGTTGCTTCCGAGGACGACCTGGAAACGCTCCCTTTGAGAGAGATCCTTTACGGTGCGGGAGTGTCTGTGATTGAATGGCCCGAAAAGATAGGGGGTTATCTTCCGCATTGCCGATGGGATGTTCGGTTTGAAATCGTGGACGACGAGCGCAGGAGAATTACCGTTGAAAGGGTTGAGGACAGCAGATGA
- a CDS encoding competence/damage-inducible protein A codes for MKSAVVTVGNELIYGERSDDNRTWMLSILKEKGLPAGLALTLPDDENSIALWINVLKDKGYGPVFVSGGIGGTHDDRTRQGIALGLGRPLICHEECFKILQKRYGRNFSEQRQRMAWLPQGSMLIPNEIGAPGFYVDEVYAFPGFPEMLRPMFIWVLDRLVKRPGERWLVREWHLPLSEGVIAADVERFVEKHPALSVGLYPHIGEKGSEVTVRLRFRPGDEKAVEEFTALIETYAVIGERKGGGYK; via the coding sequence ATGAAGTCGGCCGTTGTTACAGTCGGTAATGAGTTGATATACGGGGAACGTTCCGATGACAACAGGACATGGATGCTTTCAATTTTGAAGGAAAAGGGGCTTCCCGCCGGCCTGGCCTTAACCCTCCCTGACGACGAAAATTCTATAGCCCTCTGGATTAATGTGCTCAAGGATAAGGGATACGGTCCTGTCTTCGTAAGCGGTGGTATAGGAGGAACTCATGACGATCGCACGAGGCAGGGGATTGCCCTGGGGCTCGGTCGGCCGTTGATCTGTCATGAAGAGTGCTTTAAGATTCTGCAGAAGCGCTACGGCCGTAATTTTTCGGAGCAAAGGCAACGCATGGCCTGGCTTCCTCAAGGTTCGATGCTTATTCCGAACGAGATCGGCGCCCCGGGGTTTTACGTTGACGAAGTGTATGCCTTTCCCGGCTTTCCTGAAATGCTCAGACCCATGTTCATTTGGGTTCTGGATAGACTTGTCAAAAGACCCGGCGAAAGGTGGCTTGTAAGGGAGTGGCATCTGCCTCTGAGTGAGGGTGTAATCGCCGCCGATGTAGAAAGGTTTGTGGAAAAACATCCTGCGCTGTCCGTGGGACTGTATCCGCATATTGGCGAAAAGGGTTCTGAAGTCACCGTTAGGTTAAGGTTTCGTCCCGGTGATGAGAAGGCCGTGGAAGAATTTACTGCACTTATCGAAACATACGCTGTGATAGGGGAAAGAAAAGGGGGAGGGTATAAATGA
- a CDS encoding NAD(P)H-hydrate dehydratase, translated as MYLVTPSEMAEIDRITIRELGIPGVVLMENAGRGAFSFFCEILPDFLSRKIAVVCGRGNNAGDGFVIARLCYSAGADVRVILLTHPEVLVGDALTNFEILQKLYVPVYILDSEGKSDAWDVLRECNVVVDAIFGTGLSREVTGIYRKAIETINSMGVPVLAVDIPSGVDGSSGRIMGVAVRATATATFGLPKIGHVQWPGAENTGRLKVLDIGFPPSVIESRGLRRYLLVESLVGRWLQKRNLITHKGNAGHVAILAGSPGKTGAAAMAAMGAVRGGAGLVTLMVPKSLNPILEEKITEPMTLPLDETLTQTVSLSAEEKIISFVSSKQCFALGPGLSLEPEPQYLVRKLIPAVDCPMVIDADGLTAISENVEVLRDARAPVILTPHPGEMARLTGMTVPEIQADRLGVAQTFSREYGVIVVLKGFRTVVASPDGRAAVNTSGNPAMASGGMGDILTGLISAFLAQGMDPFEAACTGVYVHGAAADRVVREKLWGTRGLAATDLLDWIPRIIAELEAWQGNGTTYPFDLLL; from the coding sequence ATGTATCTGGTAACGCCCTCCGAAATGGCAGAAATTGACAGGATAACCATAAGAGAACTCGGAATTCCCGGTGTCGTTCTTATGGAAAATGCCGGTCGTGGCGCTTTCTCTTTTTTCTGTGAAATTCTGCCGGATTTTCTTTCCAGGAAGATAGCCGTTGTTTGCGGAAGAGGAAACAACGCAGGAGACGGTTTCGTTATAGCCCGACTTTGTTATAGTGCAGGGGCCGATGTCAGGGTTATACTCTTGACTCATCCCGAAGTCCTGGTCGGAGATGCCCTTACCAACTTTGAGATTCTTCAGAAACTTTATGTACCGGTCTATATACTGGACTCGGAAGGCAAATCCGATGCCTGGGATGTTCTTCGTGAATGTAACGTGGTGGTGGATGCCATTTTCGGTACCGGTCTGAGCCGCGAGGTGACGGGGATTTACAGAAAAGCCATCGAGACGATCAACTCAATGGGGGTTCCGGTACTGGCCGTTGATATTCCATCCGGTGTGGACGGATCGAGCGGGAGGATAATGGGGGTTGCCGTTAGGGCAACGGCCACGGCGACCTTTGGCCTGCCCAAGATCGGGCATGTGCAATGGCCTGGCGCCGAAAATACGGGAAGACTCAAGGTTTTAGACATCGGCTTTCCTCCATCCGTTATTGAGTCCAGGGGGCTTCGCAGGTATCTGCTTGTTGAAAGCCTTGTGGGGAGATGGCTCCAGAAGCGTAATCTTATCACTCACAAGGGAAATGCAGGTCATGTTGCAATCCTTGCGGGATCGCCCGGAAAAACCGGTGCCGCCGCCATGGCCGCAATGGGAGCGGTAAGAGGCGGAGCGGGTCTGGTTACCCTCATGGTTCCGAAGAGTCTGAATCCAATCCTGGAAGAAAAGATTACCGAACCCATGACCCTGCCTCTTGACGAAACGTTGACCCAGACCGTTTCGCTGAGTGCTGAAGAGAAAATAATTTCTTTTGTTTCCAGTAAGCAATGTTTTGCCCTGGGCCCAGGGCTGTCTCTTGAACCCGAACCTCAGTATCTCGTAAGAAAGCTTATCCCCGCCGTTGATTGCCCAATGGTGATCGATGCCGACGGACTTACGGCAATTTCCGAGAATGTTGAGGTTCTCAGGGATGCCCGTGCCCCTGTGATTCTTACGCCTCATCCCGGAGAAATGGCACGCCTTACGGGTATGACCGTTCCGGAGATTCAGGCCGATCGTCTTGGCGTAGCCCAAACGTTCAGCAGGGAGTACGGGGTAATTGTGGTTCTTAAGGGTTTTCGCACCGTGGTGGCCTCTCCGGACGGCAGGGCGGCGGTCAATACCTCAGGCAATCCCGCTATGGCTTCCGGAGGCATGGGCGACATACTGACGGGGCTTATTTCGGCTTTTCTGGCTCAGGGTATGGATCCCTTTGAAGCGGCCTGTACGGGGGTTTACGTTCACGGGGCGGCGGCTGACAGGGTTGTCAGGGAAAAGCTGTGGGGAACCCGGGGACTGGCTGCAACAGATCTTCTTGATTGGATCCCAAGGATAATAGCCGAACTGGAGGCATGGCAGGGTAATGGAACGACTTATCCGTTTGACCTGCTCCTCTGA
- the acpS gene encoding holo-ACP synthase: MAIRGIGIDMVKVDRIADMVCRWGRRFTGRVFTDYENSEASKKAVPYRYYALRFAAKEAFSKALGTGIRTPVRWRSVEVRTDELGRPYIVTSPELRKFCHDRGVYRWHLSLSDEGEYAVACVVMEGFDE; this comes from the coding sequence ATGGCAATCAGGGGTATAGGCATAGACATGGTTAAGGTTGACCGCATTGCGGATATGGTCTGCCGTTGGGGACGGCGCTTTACGGGCCGTGTATTTACGGATTACGAAAATTCCGAAGCCTCAAAGAAAGCCGTGCCTTATCGCTATTATGCCCTGAGATTTGCCGCAAAGGAGGCTTTTTCAAAGGCTCTGGGAACGGGTATAAGAACCCCTGTTCGCTGGCGGTCTGTCGAGGTGAGAACCGACGAACTCGGAAGACCCTATATAGTTACTTCTCCTGAGCTACGGAAATTTTGTCACGATCGAGGTGTTTACAGATGGCATCTCTCCCTCAGTGACGAAGGTGAATATGCTGTGGCCTGTGTGGTAATGGAAGGTTTCGACGAGTGA